The following coding sequences are from one Salmo trutta chromosome 36, fSalTru1.1, whole genome shotgun sequence window:
- the si:dkey-266f7.9 gene encoding uncharacterized protein si:dkey-266f7.9 isoform X2, whose translation MASTKGVPRMGKMLIELMTLLGAVGLSNSAIQRPDYDDTPAPEFLNPSWMADLPDSRPLSEVTMPGTHNTMAIYGGALAECQSWSLASQLRAGVRFLDVRVRHVRGNLTIHHGVSYQRAHFGDVLEGVADFLREYPSETVLMRLKEEFSETFDIYGAVVSYIHLYADWDMLWHSRLMPTVGQARGKLIVLQDFGGPDLGMRYGSLDIADDWKVPTLLHVAEKWQSVHEHLEAAPVGNKAYIFLTYGSGAGIFAYPNAIAQRINGRLYDYLMALIGQNRRFGIITMDFPAAPLLQMIINFN comes from the exons ATGGCAAGCACCAAAGGAGTCCCCAGGATGGGGAAGATGCTTATCGAGCTGATGACCCTACTGGG GGCTGTTGGCTTGAGCAACAGCGCCATCCAGAGGCCTGACTATGACGACACTCCGGCCCCCGAGTTCCTCAACCCCTCCTGGATGGCGGACCTTCCGGACAGCCGCCCGCTGTCGGAGGTCACCATGCCTGGCACCCACAACACCATGGCCATCTACGGCGGCGCCTTGGCTGAGTGCCAGTCCTGGAGCCTGGCGTCGCAGTTGCGTGCCGGTGTGCGCTTCCTGGACGTTCGTGTGCGCCATGTGCGTGGCAACCTCACCATACACCACGGCGTGTCCTACCAGCGGGCGCACTTCGGTGACGTGCTGGAGGGCGTGGCTGACTTCCTACGTGAGTACCCCAGCGAGACGGTGCTGATGCGGCTCAAGGAGGAGTTCAGTGAGACCTTTGACATCTACGGGGCGGTGGTCAGCTACATTCACCTTTACGCCGACTGGGACATGCTGTGGCACAGTCGGCTCATGCCAACTGTGGGACAGGCCAGAGGGAAGCTCATTGTCCTCCAGGACTTTGGCGGACCTGACCTCGGCATGCGCTACGGCTCCCTGGACATTGCAGATGACTGGAAG GTCCCCACCCTCCTGCATGTGGCTGAGAAATGGCAAAGTGTGCACGAACACCTGGAGGCTGCCCCTGTGGGCAACAAAGCCTATATCTTCCTCACCTATGGCAGCGGAGCGGGCATCTTTGCCTACCCCAACGCCATCGCCCAGCGAATCAATGGCCGCCTGTACGACTACCTGATGGCACTGATAGGGCAGAACAGGCGCTTCGGAATCATCACCATGGACTTCCCCGCTGCTCCCCTCCTTCAAATGATCATCAACTTCAACTGA
- the si:dkey-266f7.9 gene encoding uncharacterized protein si:dkey-266f7.9 isoform X1, with protein MGSATSTSPINMPPRSFIQSVSVSLSLAVLLWLQGCQAEDSHLLGSVPINITEESDMASTKGVPRMGKMLIELMTLLGAVGLSNSAIQRPDYDDTPAPEFLNPSWMADLPDSRPLSEVTMPGTHNTMAIYGGALAECQSWSLASQLRAGVRFLDVRVRHVRGNLTIHHGVSYQRAHFGDVLEGVADFLREYPSETVLMRLKEEFSETFDIYGAVVSYIHLYADWDMLWHSRLMPTVGQARGKLIVLQDFGGPDLGMRYGSLDIADDWKVPTLLHVAEKWQSVHEHLEAAPVGNKAYIFLTYGSGAGIFAYPNAIAQRINGRLYDYLMALIGQNRRFGIITMDFPAAPLLQMIINFN; from the exons ATGGGATCTGCTACATCAACATCCCCCATCAACATGCCCCCTCGCTCGTTCATTCagtccgtctctgtctctctctcgctcgctgtccTCCTTTGGCTGCAGGGTTGTCAGGCCGAAGACTCCCACCTTTTGGGTTCAG TCCCCATTAATATAACTGAAGAATCAGACATGGCAAGCACCAAAGGAGTCCCCAGGATGGGGAAGATGCTTATCGAGCTGATGACCCTACTGGG GGCTGTTGGCTTGAGCAACAGCGCCATCCAGAGGCCTGACTATGACGACACTCCGGCCCCCGAGTTCCTCAACCCCTCCTGGATGGCGGACCTTCCGGACAGCCGCCCGCTGTCGGAGGTCACCATGCCTGGCACCCACAACACCATGGCCATCTACGGCGGCGCCTTGGCTGAGTGCCAGTCCTGGAGCCTGGCGTCGCAGTTGCGTGCCGGTGTGCGCTTCCTGGACGTTCGTGTGCGCCATGTGCGTGGCAACCTCACCATACACCACGGCGTGTCCTACCAGCGGGCGCACTTCGGTGACGTGCTGGAGGGCGTGGCTGACTTCCTACGTGAGTACCCCAGCGAGACGGTGCTGATGCGGCTCAAGGAGGAGTTCAGTGAGACCTTTGACATCTACGGGGCGGTGGTCAGCTACATTCACCTTTACGCCGACTGGGACATGCTGTGGCACAGTCGGCTCATGCCAACTGTGGGACAGGCCAGAGGGAAGCTCATTGTCCTCCAGGACTTTGGCGGACCTGACCTCGGCATGCGCTACGGCTCCCTGGACATTGCAGATGACTGGAAG GTCCCCACCCTCCTGCATGTGGCTGAGAAATGGCAAAGTGTGCACGAACACCTGGAGGCTGCCCCTGTGGGCAACAAAGCCTATATCTTCCTCACCTATGGCAGCGGAGCGGGCATCTTTGCCTACCCCAACGCCATCGCCCAGCGAATCAATGGCCGCCTGTACGACTACCTGATGGCACTGATAGGGCAGAACAGGCGCTTCGGAATCATCACCATGGACTTCCCCGCTGCTCCCCTCCTTCAAATGATCATCAACTTCAACTGA
- the LOC115175795 gene encoding protein rapunzel, producing MAEAGQIRKTAVKVLGCVEKVSSFASSIDPLFGIVSSLVGVVRTGLVGEEAHALDKDFQVVHGKLQSISAKNHQCLRQIRVDEVNETFGKYEEYIKHQYAAFSSMVTMVRKDPEGARRHMANFERAYERDKSDLSLDVYYRGVMGTGSVFGRPLLKVYLEHCDGDRRVMEHRCSHLGHLFHIGLIALMAYTAVTEDDEEEVREKWAKRVEDIQAKMQEVLSLCKEEEERSPP from the coding sequence ATGGCTGAGGCTGGGCAAATCAGAAAGACAGCGGTCAAGGTGTTGGGTTGCGTGGAGAAGGTCTCCTCCTTCGCCTCGTCCATCGACCCCCTCTTCGGCATCGTCTCCTCCCTGGTGGGGGTGGTGCGCACAGGCCTGGTGGGCGAGGAGGCGCACGCCCTGGACAAGGACTTCCAGGTGGTACACGGCAAGTTGCAGAGCATCTCTGCGAAAAACCATCAGTGCCTGCGGCAGATCCGTGTAGACGAGGTCAATGAGACGTTCGGCAAGTATGAAGAGTACATCAAGCACCAGTATGCCGCCTTCAGCTCCATGGTGACGATGGTGAGGAAGGACCCAGAGGGAGCGCGGCGCCACATGGCCAACTTCGAGCGGGCCTATGAGAGGGATAAGAGTGACCTAAGCCTGGACGTGTACTACCGAGGCGTCATGGGCACCGGGTCGGTGTTTGGAAGGCCCCTGCTGAAGGTGTACCTGGAGCACTGTGACGGAGACCGCAGGGTTATGGAGCACCGGTGCTCTCACTTGGGCCACCTGTTCCACATCGGCCTGATCGCTCTCATGGCCTACACAGCGGTGACGGAGGACGACGAGGAAGAGGTGCGGGAGAAGTGGGCCAAGCGCGTGGAGGACATCCAAGCCAAGATGCAGGAGGTTTTGAGCCTGtgcaaagaggaggaggagaggagtccgCCCTAA